TAGCGGATTCCCAGCCCCCTATTGAAACTCCCGCAAACAGGCCGAAGGGCGTCGACCGACTGCTCATCCGGATGAGATATCTCAGGAGGGCCTGCTCGACGCGCAGCGCAGCTCCACTCTCCAGCCGACCCTCCATCCAAAGTCTGGTCCTGGAGGCAAGGTCCGGTGAGGCAAGGGTTATCGCTTCTCGTATGGCGTGGTCTTGCAGGAGTTCACGCAATCGACTCCGCGATGACTCTCTAGATGCCTCCACACGATCCGGCGAGAAGGAGTCAGAGCAAAACCCTTGTGGGCGTTGACCAGAAGCATTGAGCACATCCAATGGAAGGCTCGGCGTACGCATGACGAAAAAATCGGCAGCTTGGCATGTGGTTGGAGGCGGCATGTCGCAAACGCTTTCGAGAAGTGAATCGGGGTCAGGGGACCACTCCCGAAGGCTAGAAAGCCAACCAGACCCCCGAGCGGTGTCTCCTTGGGCGCTCAACGGTTGAAGTCGTGGTTAGATACCGTTGATGGGAATCCGTTGGTCGCCCTCTCTGAATGGCTCAGAACCAAGGTTGCGCCGAAGTGCGCTGCCTAGGGGCTCTCATGAACGCCATTCTTACTTTCAAGAAGGAAACAATCCAAAGCTCGAGCAATGCGAGCGAATCCATGAACGACGCGCCTCAAGGATTCACAGTAACCCCAGAACCAAGGATTGCTCGTGACCATCGGCAGCCCGTCACCACCATTACCTCCACCTTCACACTCGGTTGATAGCCCTGCCGGATTTTTCGATCAAGGGGATCCCAAGACTCTGGCTTCATACGGTTATCAGGGCTCCTACTTCCCTCTGGCCAAGAACTGGCGGACCATCGCGGTTTGCTATGTTCTCTGGGCCCTTTTCCTCGCATATGGCCTCTGGACCTCGGATCGATCCGGTTCCAAGTGGATGTGGGCCAGCGTTCTCTCCATTCCGATTACTCACATCGGCGCCTTCGCTCTCATCTCTCCTCTTCCCTGGATTTTGCCGCGCCGACTTCGCTCACCTTGGAGCCATATTGTCGGCTTCGTACTCTCAGTGGTCACCTGTGAGCTGGTATCCGCTCTTCTTCCAGTCATTGACGCGTGGTTCTTTTCCCACGAGACAGCCCAATTCAACCTGCGCAAGATCGTGGATCTATACATCTCATTTGTGGGCCCAGCCATGATGATTGTCGGCGGCCTCATTGCAGCCCGAGCACGCTCGGAGGACCTTCGAAGGGCTTCTGAAAGCGAAGCTCAAATTGCCAAGAATCGCCTGCTTCAGGGGCAAGTTCATCCACATGTGTTGTTTAATGCTCTTAACGGCCTTGCAGAACTCATTTACAAGGACCAAAGAGCTGCCGAAAGAGCTGTCCGGCATCTTTCCGACCTCCTCAGACGCATCCTCGTTGCAACGGAGCATGCGCGTTTGCCTCTTGGTGAAGAGCGGAAGATCGTCGCGGATTATCTGGCCTTAGAGTCCATCCGGCTTGGCACTCGACTTAGGGTTGTATGGGAATGGGACGAGAGCCTAGACGCCGTCGAACTCCCCCCCCTCCTCCTCCAGCCTTTGGTCGAGAACGCGATCAAGCACGGCATTGCACCTAGCGTTCCAGGTGGAGATCTGATCCTTAGGGCCCAGTCTCGAGATGGAGCGATTTCCCTTGAAGTGTGGAACTCTGGAATGCCCTACCAAAATCGCGGGGCCGTGAGCGGAATCGGGATTAAAAACCTGCGCGCCCGCTTAGCCCTCAACCTAGGGCAGGGTGCCACGCTTTCCATAGGGCCGTCCGGCCAGGGGACACTCGCCTGCATCCGCATTGAAGCGACTCAAGTAGAATTTATCCATGAGACAGCTGAAAGCCCTAGTCGTTGACGATGAACCTTTGGCAAGGGAGCGCCTCTCTCGCCTGCTCCAGGAAGCTCAATGTTGTGTTGTAGGAGAGCTTGGTGATGGCATCGCCCTGCTCGAATGGTTAAAAGAGTCACATGAAGTGGATGTCATATTCTTGGACATTCAAATGCCTGGCCTGAGCGGGATGGAAGTTTTGGCGGAAGTGCCCAATGCCCCCCCCGTGGTTTTTGTTACGGCCTACTCCTCATACGCTGTTCGCGCCTTCGAACTCGCAGCCGTGGACTACCTATTGAAGCCTGTGTTTGAGGACCGCCTGGCGAAGTGCCTCCAACACCTTCATGATCGGTTGATACGACGACTCAGCCCGTCAGAACTAAAAATGCTCCTTCCGCCGCCTGTTCGATTCCCAATACGGGTGAAGGAGGGGGAGATATACATGGAGTTGGACCTCATAACACATTTTGAGCTTCAGAATGATCGAGTGTGGGCATGTCGGGGCTTCAATCGATATTTGACCCGTTGGACGGCCTTGTCAGAAGTCGAACAGGCATTTCCTGATGATGGGATGTTGCGAATCCAAAGACATCTGCTGCTTCGCCCGCGAATGGTACGCGGAATGCGACCGGCGTCTGTCGGCCGGGTCAGTGTTCTGGTCGCCCCGAAGGTGGAGCTAACCGTCAGTCGCGCCATGACCCCCAGAGTCAGGGAGTGCATCAAGGCCGGAGGTCCGTGATCTGTCCGCAAGCAATCGAATGGGTTCCGATGCCCATCCAAAAGATCCCGGACTGGTTATAAATGCTTGAATGACATTAATTAAAACATATTGTATAATATTTAATACAGTTGTGAATGTTATTGCCAGATCTGCTCCCCAAAGAGTGAATTCCATCCGTTTTTGGAGGGATCGGTGATGATTGGAAAATCACGCCCCATGCCCTCAATGTTTGTGGAGGACTTGGCCCCGGGGCAATCAGAGGTATGACTGCCCTAGGGTTTACCCGCGTGCTTTCTTACCTTTGAAGAGGGTTTCGGTTGACCTGCGGGAAGTTGAATCACTTCCAACCCGGGGGCCAACCTTTGATGGCTGACCATCGGCTGAAGGGGCACTTCTCCGTTGAGGCGTGGGGCGGATCCCTATTCCTCTCAGGGTTGCCTCATTCGGCGAACCGATTCAGAAGGATCCTCTTCCCCCAGAGAGGAAAACCCCAGGTGAAAGAAGGGGATGTCCAAGTCAGCCATGCGAAACTCGCACCCGGGCCGGAAGGCCGCGCCCTGCGCCATGGCTCTGACGGACCAGGCGGGCAAGTCGATGGTCTCTGCCGCGCGGAACGCCGCTCTCAGCGGTGCTTCCATCTCTCCCGGAATATCGGCTTGTTAGACGCAGGTGGAAGGCTCGATCTTTCCTTGATGCATCCAGGCAGGATGCGGGGAGGGTTCGGGTGGAGGGGGTCGAGGTTGCCGGAAAGGTTGAGTGGTCGTTGGGGGCACGACGGTCCACCTCAATACGGATCAAACCGCAGCCCTTCTTGGCCTCCAGCCTTGCACTCTTGCCGACTGGCGATGGCAACGAAGAGAACCGCCCTGGATTCGGGTCTCCCGAGGCTGTGCCCGCTACAGTCAGGAGGCCCTAGAAGCGTGGTTGGAACGGCATACAATCCACGAATTCCCCGAAGCATCCTAGCCCCCGCCAGGGGGCTTTGCTCTGTGGCTCGGTGGTAGCCAAGGCAGAAAAAGCCCCCATTTCTGGGGGCCTCTTTTTGGTGCTAAGTCTGGCGGAGAGTGGGGGATTCGAACCCCCGAACGGCTTTTGACCGTTACACGATTTCCAATCGTGCTCCTTCAGCCACTCGGACAACTCTCCCGTGGCTCCGCTGATCGGCGGAAGCAGCAAGGTTATCACGGCCCCGGCTGCGGGCCAAGGGCCGTGATCGGAGGGGCTACACGGCCTCGAGGACCGCCACCAGCAGCTTCCAGAAGTTGCCGACGGAGGGGATGCTCACATGCTCGTCGGGGGTGTGCACATCCCACATGTCGGGGCCGAAGGAGACCATCTCCATGGCGGGGTATTTCTCGCCGATGAGGCCGCATTCCAGGCCGGCGTGGATGGCCTTGATGCCCATGGCCTTGCCGAAGACCTTCGTGTGGACCCCGTTCACGACCTTCACCAGCGAGGCGTTGGGCTCGGGCTTCCAGCCGGGGTAGCCGTCGCCGCGCTTCGTGGTGAAGCCTGCCAGACGGCAGATCGCCTGGACGCGATCGGCCACAGCGTACTTGGCGCTTTCCACGGAGGAGCGGTGGCTGAGGC
The window above is part of the Geothrix sp. genome. Proteins encoded here:
- a CDS encoding lantibiotic dehydratase; translation: MPPPTTCQAADFFVMRTPSLPLDVLNASGQRPQGFCSDSFSPDRVEASRESSRSRLRELLQDHAIREAITLASPDLASRTRLWMEGRLESGAALRVEQALLRYLIRMSSRSTPFGLFAGVSIGGWESASRLLVTSWSSSRKVVRLDWGVMERLVDRLSRDPNVRASLQYQVNSSLHACAGWYRFIEHRDQHGQDRSYHLEAVEASPHLGRGQPLADRLGSHLESVGQPSQRGRRAAPGTGAHHGSRAGASHAGPAS
- a CDS encoding histidine kinase, which gives rise to MTIGSPSPPLPPPSHSVDSPAGFFDQGDPKTLASYGYQGSYFPLAKNWRTIAVCYVLWALFLAYGLWTSDRSGSKWMWASVLSIPITHIGAFALISPLPWILPRRLRSPWSHIVGFVLSVVTCELVSALLPVIDAWFFSHETAQFNLRKIVDLYISFVGPAMMIVGGLIAARARSEDLRRASESEAQIAKNRLLQGQVHPHVLFNALNGLAELIYKDQRAAERAVRHLSDLLRRILVATEHARLPLGEERKIVADYLALESIRLGTRLRVVWEWDESLDAVELPPLLLQPLVENAIKHGIAPSVPGGDLILRAQSRDGAISLEVWNSGMPYQNRGAVSGIGIKNLRARLALNLGQGATLSIGPSGQGTLACIRIEATQVEFIHETAESPSR
- a CDS encoding response regulator transcription factor, translated to MRQLKALVVDDEPLARERLSRLLQEAQCCVVGELGDGIALLEWLKESHEVDVIFLDIQMPGLSGMEVLAEVPNAPPVVFVTAYSSYAVRAFELAAVDYLLKPVFEDRLAKCLQHLHDRLIRRLSPSELKMLLPPPVRFPIRVKEGEIYMELDLITHFELQNDRVWACRGFNRYLTRWTALSEVEQAFPDDGMLRIQRHLLLRPRMVRGMRPASVGRVSVLVAPKVELTVSRAMTPRVRECIKAGGP
- a CDS encoding helix-turn-helix domain-containing protein — its product is MVVGGTTVHLNTDQTAALLGLQPCTLADWRWQRREPPWIRVSRGCARYSQEALEAWLERHTIHEFPEAS